ggtggtggcggtggtaCTTGGGGCTAGAAAAGGGGGACACTGGTGTGGAATCATATACGTTTGGgggtggaagaggaagctcTTTCTCACAATTTTACATATTGGGGGTGCATTGTGTGTATTTGCATGGAGTTTTTCGGCTGATTATGATGGGAAAGAATCCGAGTTGAATATGAAACTAGCGGTTATCTTGGACAAGGAGGTGGTCGTTGACACAATTCTAGAATGCGAATCTAATTAAGAGTGAGATGCGTTCACGACTCAAAGTGTTGTTCACCTTGAGTACTTTTACTGGCTCTTTTTGCCATTTGTGATTGAGTTCATTTGAGATCCATTATTTGTATAGCTAACTGAGCACTCGGACGTTAACTGGCACTGAATTACATGCGTGATGCACTGCAGGCTTCATCCCCCATCAAGCCTGAACCACATTCTTAAGCCTGAACCTGGGTGACCAACTGTTTAAATAAGGAACCTGATGACCTTGAGCTGAATCAGGTTCGCAATCTCCTCTGCCGGAAGCCGTTCCTTTCCACTGGCCTCAAGATGCTCCTGAAGCTCATCCGCAGTGAACTTTCCGAGCGTTCCAACGCCGAGGCCAAAGTGCGTTCCATCGCCAAGCTCAATAAAGGGCTCGCCGATCTCATCAACGCTCGTGCAATCTGCATCACGATTAGTACATAAATAAATGCCCACTAGCAGGTgctgaaaaaaagaacacTTACTCTGGCTACCAGCCAGCTCCTGAAGCTCTGCCTGCCTCTTACAATGCGGCAAAGGCGAACAAGGCTCAATAAAGCGCACCTCCTGGATCCCCGtaatctgcttcttcttggacgaGCAGCACGAGTGGGCTTGTTTCACGCTGCACTCTTCTTTGCCGCATTTAAGGTCTTTGTCCTTTCTGTATACTTTGACGTAGTCTAGCTCGTTGCCCTTGTCAGTGTAGAAGGATGCTGCGGTGCCGGAGGTGAGGCCGTAGCATTTGTGGACTTCGTGGATGTCGAAGTCGACGTAGGCGCCGCCGGCGCAGTTTTGTTGGTCGAGGTAGAATTTGGAGTTGCCGGCGTGGACAACGGTGGCGaggttggaggagagaaagaggagggagagggcggATGCGAGGATAGAAGGCATGATGAGGAAATGAGGTGGTTACTGTGCGGATGTAAATGGTGAAGTTGAGGGtgagattggagatgatgctggagaagTATCTGGTATTGAGGGAGTTTTCGATGGGATCGTGGAGATACTTAtagttgtttgtttgtgaATGAATGGTGTTGAGCTACATATTCTCAAGGAGGTGTGATATGCTGCATATTGATGGGTGGAAGAATAATAAACGATGTCGGTGAAAGCGAAGGCCAAACAACATACGATCCAACGATATCTTGAAGCTCGTTGATGTGTTGGGTATGTGAAAGAGGTTTTACGCTAAACCGGCTCACCGCAAACAATGCTCAACAAGTAGTGTTCTAGACTCTGATGATGTCCCATTGAATCTAGACCCTGACACATATGgcaaaagagaagctcaacgcCAAGGATCTTCAACATTCACGCTAAGACGCGAGGGCTTGAAGAGATGTCTGATCCTCTGCCGATCCGGCCTCTATCGTGAGTGATTCGGTCAATATTATTTGAGCGACAAATTTTCAAAAGGAGATTATGAAAAAGGTTGTAATGAGATGACGAGAAAAAGGGAACATTGAATCTCtcttgttggtgatgctgtaTCCATAAGAATGTGAATTGGATAATGTGGTTGGTGTTGGATGTCAACGGTACCAATTGAGAAACAATAAGCGAAGAGTGGAAAAAGTATTCATGAAGCTGAGCTCGCGAGATTACATGGCTATATCTTACTgctcttgttgctcttcttAGACGTATCTACCTGCCTCTGCAAGTATTTGATGCTATCGCCATTGAGGTATTCTCATAGCCTCTCTTGCTTTACCATCTTTCTTTAGTATATACTTGGATATCTTGTGCCACTCGAGTCAATTGTAGTTTACTTGTCATCGGATATGTGTAATTATGGGCATAATCTTGGATTTGAACCCGATTTACTTGTTCACTATCAGAAATCTTGCTCACCTTTCAGCTTCCAGAGACTACCCATCTCCCGGCAATCTTACCCGAATTCATGTATACATTTTTTATGTAATCTAAATGCACGTACATCTGTGTTGGCTCGCATGGTTCTAGGCCGCCTCCAAGTCAAAATCAGCCCGTTCATATCTGAATTATCTAATTTGACGACTCTTTGGACCAACCAGCGTGGATGCCTATCGTAAGGCTGTACACGCTTGGACCTGTTAGTGTGGTCCAACCACATACAATTTGGCGAGAATTGTGCGAGCATGTTGGCTTAGTTCTCCGCGAAGCGGAAATGTGAAGAGCTCTCTAAGATTTGGAATGTGATCATGGGGTATGTAGGCAGAGGGACAACATAACACATGAACACCAGCGGCTGTTTATTGGCTGTGTAACCGAGCTTCTCTGTGGTTATTTTGTGGCTGGATACACCCAGGTTAGTCGACgccgatgctgctgttgagttGAACATTCGGTTGATAAGAGACGTGTGGAATATGATTCCATGTGCTTGTGTTTCCACTGTCATCATCACACACCGAGTTTAATTTTATGCTTGACAGCGTActagtacatgtagatgCCTGCACTGGGCCTACCTATTCACCAGCTTGCAGCCATGCTGAATACGTGTATACGGCGTCCTAGGTACATGCCATTATACAGGTTGAGCAAATGATTGGGCACAATTATGGTAGACTCTGCTGTCAAGCTAAAGACGTTCACCAAGCTGATTACAGACACCTACCTGGGTATTATATCCCGTACATACCTACCGAACCTTACAAAATAGTATCTTAACTGCGTCATAGATCTTATCTCTGCATGGAATAGCGTTTTAGTGTTTGCACTTGCAAGCCAACCGAGCGCCCCTTGTTCGTATCGTGCCTAATTTTGCTCCGGGCTCCAAGAGGGCTGAGCAAGCCTCGCGATGCAGGTGTCAGCGGCTAATAGGGATGGAGAGGCTCAGCCTTTGGAGCCCTGCTCCTTGCAGCAGGCTGTCAGTGCGCCATTTACCgtggggggggggggggggggggggggggggggggaagaTATagagtgatgatggtgttATTTTGGTCAGGAAACAGCTGTGAATGACAAAGGAGTTGTCCTGTATTGGTCACCTACATGTATCCTGACTGCATGTGTAGGCATGGTATTGATAGTATAGGCAGGGCATGGGGCATGGGGCATGGGCTGTTGGTGGTGACACTGGATTCTATCAACTCCCAGATGACCTACTTTTGCTCTCTGTGCTTCTGTAGGATGAGGGCGTGGCTGTGGTTCTGGCGCTGACACGTATTGGCATGTAAGTGAACGGTTTGATGCAGCATTGGCACCATGTGGTTGGACATGTCTGTGCTAAAGAGTCACGCGggagtgaaaaaaaagaagagcattACATAGGTGAACAAAACGGCCGTGAATTGGAGATTGACCCGCTGTTGACGCGGAAGATAGCGGTGCAACAGCTGGTTACCTAGTGCTAGCATTAGTTGTTTCATGTCATTGAATCCGGGCAGTTGAGCAAACATCGAATCACGGGCACACAGTACGTAAGAAGATAGATGCCGAGCTGGGCTGAGGAGAGACAAAGGACTGGAGacatggagagagagagagagagtggGTGGAGAGATTGAGCGTGAGAGAAACATGCAACCAAATGATTCGAAGACCGAGAAGTAAAAGAGACCTGGAAAGGCtgagaggctgagatgaggatgattcCTAGCTGGCCTGAAGCTAGCTGAAGAGCTCTCACGCTCACTCGGTGACTCTATCTCCGGGTTCCCCCCTGTAAGTCTTTACATGATGTGTGCTAGCTGTAGAGGCTGCCACTGCTTTATACGTACAAGACGGGGATATGGAATCCCGTCCAGAAATCTGTCAAATCCTTCCAACCTGCATCGCTCTCGTTATCGCTCcgtgccatgccatgctaGTCTATGCCATTACGTGCATTTTGCCGCGTGGAAGGTGAGGAATCCCAACCCAACAGTGCGCCTTACCAAGATCTCACACGCATTGCCGCTGCGATTGGCCGGCGCTGAAAAGCGCTGAATTTGGTCTGTGTGgctcagcaccagcagccaggcAAGGGGGGCGACAAATTGCTTGGGGGTCAAAAGACGCCTGTGGACGCCTGTGGCTCCGGCTAGCGGGCTATGGCCTGCTGTAATGGGCTGAAGAGGGCGCTAAGGCGTGCAACCCGCAGGCTATGCCGAGCCGGGCCTGGTGGCGGGAAACAGCACAgcgcttgtgcttgtgcttttgTCGCAGTTGAGCGAGTCGGTCAGAAGCCGCCACTCTGTTTTGTCTGCACGGTCTGTTCACCTGCAAGCTTCAATCCGATTCACCAACCGGCGCTGCCACAAGGCATTTTTTCCCAATTCCTCTGTGTTCTTCTACTCTACTCTACGCCCATACATAAAACCTCGAGCCTCTGCCCTGACTCAGCGCCTCTCTTCCGATGCTCGACATGGTCGCGCGATTCCTGTGACTGCGGCGGTCCTTGAAACCCGAGTCATCTTGCAGCCTGCAGGCGTGCCCTATTTCGGCGCCAATCACGACCCTTTTCCCGTGCACTCTATAAAACATTTTGCATACCTACTTTgagtgaaagaagaaagagagagaagaagaagaaagaccTGGATCAAGACCAGGACATCACAGCCAtgggaggaaaaaagagaattcCCACTCCGGACCAGCTCCGCGACTACAACTACGCCGTTGCCGGACAGTGAGTGATCCCGCGCCTTTGTCTGTGATGCGTGCGCgcaaggaggaagagacagagaaagcagaagaaaagactTGTCTCATACCATCGTGATCGTGTGTGCTAACTCATCCCTCTTGCGCAACAACAGTGCGGGCACCTTGTGCGACGCCGACGGCGAGCTCTTCATCAAGCCGTGCACGCAGACCGAGATCGACTTCTACCAAGCCGTCGAGACCCAAGGCTATCGCGACTTTGCCGACATCATGCCCCTCTTCATGGGCGAGCTGCGATTAAGCAACCCCGAAGAGGTGCCCCTTGACGATGGGCTCATGGGAGTCATCGCGGGTAACGGCGACCTCAAGACCACCAAAGAGCAGATTGCCGCGACAATCGCAGAGCACGTCGCAAAGGTCGCCCCTGACGCCACCTCAGACCAGACCACATGGGTTCCTACACagggcaagaagatcaagacgGACAAGTCGGTGGTGCTGGAAAACGCCTCCTTTGGCtacaaaaaggcaaacattCTCGACGTTAAACTTGGCGTCCGGCTGTGGGCCGATGATGCCCctgccgagaagaagaagcgcttTGACACAATCTCGTCGCAGACGACGCACGGAAAGCTGGGCTTCCGCATTTCCGGCATGCGAGTGTATCAAGGCTCAGAGGACGAGTCCACGTGGGACGACGAAGGCTACACAATCTACGACAAGGATTTTGGGCGGCTGACGGTCAACGACGACAACGTTGTCGACTCCTTTCGGAAATTTGTCTTCAACAAGGCTGCTGGCGTCGACCAAGAGTTGGGCAGAGCCGTGTGTTCCGCCTTTGTGCGAGATTTGCAGCGCATCGAGCAGGTCTTGGCCAGTCACGAGACCCGCATGTACTCGtcgtctctcctcttcatcttcgaggGCGACGGCGATGCGCTCGCCTCTGCGATTGAAAAGAACAACGAAATCATGGAGCGTGATTCGGCCGAGTCATATACCTGCCCACCGGTCGAGCGCGCAGGCATGAGGTTAGACAACCGGATGGACAGCGGCATCGtcttggaggatgaggacgactttgaagatgtggatgaggacgaggacgacctCCAGCTGCCCCAAATCTACACTCTAAAACTCATCGACTTTGCGCACGCAAACTTTACCCCTGGCCATGGGCCCGACGAGAACACCCTTACTGGAGTCAGAAGTCTTTTGCGGATTTTCAAAGAGCTGGCTGGCGAAGATGACTAGACTCATGCACGATGGCATGGCTTTCTTTTATTGGTCGCTTTCCCCATGTCTGTACCTGTATATACAACAAGACCGCACTCCATTGGCATGATGGGAGTGGCTACTGGCGTTGTGGGAATTTGATGGCTTCCTcttgcaaagaagaaaaaaaaaggatggGCAATATTTATACCTTTTGGAAGGAGAATCTTTCCTGATACCCCAGAGAAGTCTAAATGACgaggaagggaaaaaaacacagAGAGACAATACCCAAAACTAGGTGTTTGTGGTGTTACGTTGGTTTGGACAAAACTTTGAAAGGTAGAGCTCGGCTCCGCATggagatgggatgggaggAGATTATGTGTTTTTTTACTGCCTATAATGACGATATGACGGCTTAGGCGCAACGGAGGTTTTTGCTTTCCTTGTCTCTTTATTACTTTTACGTTGAATTTTTCATCTGCTGGTGTTTAGGGGGTTGgggtgaggatgagatgcGGTTTATATGCATGGAATGGATTATACATGAAGTCATTTAGAAAATAGTGTCATCTATCTAGGTACAGACAATATACAGCGATAGAAGCTCTCACAATTTCTCTCTTATTTTCTCTCACATGTTGCTCTTCCTATTCAACTCTACATTTGGCTTCAGGTTGCCTCATCACTCATACAGAAAGAGTTATATATATGCCTAACGATCACATTTGATGCAAGATCTGGGCACCAACGCAGCCCAGCTGGAATCTAATTCTTAGCGCCATGCTGGAAGACGTCAGCGGGCCGCTGGCTCTCCAATTAATGGGCGATTCACAATCATGTTAGCAGATACCTTTCACTGTATGGCATTTTAGCTACCCGAGGCTGTATCTTTTACCTCAAAGCTAGGGCCCCACACGTCGCACTGGTTCCCGCTTTGCGCTTGTCGGTACGTATCGGCAGTATCGATTTCGAGCTTCGAGCTTCGGCTTCAAGCTCCAGCAAAAGTTGCGACACTCCGCCATCAGccttgctcttttttcttctttatgTAGGCGGCCATGTCCATTCCCGGCCTTGGGCAAATCCCGGTACAAGTGCGTCACTCTTTGCTGAATCTCTAAACTGTTGAATTGTTTGTTGGTTTGACTGCGATCAGCTCTACTGACATTCTCgactctcttcctctctccagGCGGCCGTTTCCTCGACACGAACCATTTCCCTTCGCCCGGCTTGGGAATGGCGATTCCAAGTGCCCCCGGGCAGCTCCCTTACTCTTAAGATCCTCTCGGGGACAGCCGAAAAGGACGGCGTCGAATTGCCGCTGCGCAATGCCTACACCTTCTCCGGCATCAAGTCCAAGATCCTGACATGGCACGGCTGCGAGCTGGAGATTGACGGGCGGTGCGACAATGACTCTATCGCCGAATACTCGAATCCGGCTGCGAACCCGGCGACTTCGCACGTAAACCTCCACGCGCGGCTCAACGACATGCGCGTGGACGCCTCCAGACAGCGCCGCGAGGGGCCTAGGGTGCTGGTGGTTGGGCCGCCTAGCTCGGGCAAGACGACGCTGGCTAAGACGCTGACGAGCTATGCGACGCGCCAGGGATACCAGGTTATTACGGTCAATGCGAATCCCAAGGAGGGCATGCTGAGTCTGCCTGGGACGTTGAGCGCCAGCGTGTTTGCGACTGTCATGGACCCTGAGGCTGTGGATGGTTGGGGCTCGACGCCGACGAGCGGACCGAGCACGATACCTGTCAAGTTGCCGATGGTGTTTAACTATGGAAGAGAATCTgcggaggatgatgaggatctTTATCGTGAGCTTATCGCGAGGCTGGCTGGAGCGGTTAGCAGCCGGTTGAgtgaggacgacgaggtcaAGGGGTCGGGAGTGATTGTGGATGGGATCGGAATTAGCGAAGACGGTCAGATTGGGCTAGAGCTGGTGGCACATATTGTTGATGAGTTTTCGGGTAAGTCAGTCCAGTTCAAAGCTAATGAGTTCATTGTATCTGTAATCACGAGACGGCTAATATCTTGCGTGTAGTCAAcattgtggtggtggttgggTCGCCCAAAATCCACACTCAACTTTCGAGCCGGTTTGCAACGGAAAAGACAAGTCTTGGGGAGACGATACAGGTGGTTTCCATTGACAAATCCGATGGAGTAGTGGAGAGGGACGAATCGTTTCTGGAACAGTCGCGCGAGGCTGTGATTAAAGAATACTTTTTTGGAGACGCAAAGAGGACGTTGAGCCCACAGATTCAACAGGTCGACTTTGATAGTCTGGTCATTTACAAGCTGGCAGACTGTAAGTCAACCCGCTTTCTCACTATTCGTTACACAGGCCATTGACAGTTTGCATCTACAGATTCACCTGATGAAAAGCACAGCTTGGTCACGGAAGAGCCCTCGTCTCTCATGCAGCACTGGACCTTTGCAGTTATGAACGCCTCTGTGCGTGATAGCCCGGACGTGGTTCGCGCAGCCAACGTGATGGGCTTTGTGTATGTGGCGGACGTAGACGAGGATAGGCGGAAGATTAAGATTTTGGCACCGGTGAGCGGGAGACTGGGAGATAGACCGCTAGTATGGGGCAAGTGGCCAGAGCCGTACATCAACTTGTTGGGATAGAAATGTCTTGGAGAAAGCAAGTCAAAAGTTTTGTCATGAATATTGCGTGCACGATGGTGTGACATGGACTTGGTGTGATGTTTAACACTTGTTGACAGGTGACTGACGGACTCGAGGCTTGTGTTGCCTAAGGAATTCGTTTTATGCGAGGGATGAAAGTACGACGTTCTATCTCGATTGCAAGACCAGCACGATGGTGTTTGGTTGGCTGCGCCTTCGTACTCGGAGCACTTTATGCTGTCTGATGTATCAGGTGGCATTGCCAAGGTACACCATATGCAGCAACGACATCACATGGTGCAGTTTTATCCGAACAGAAGCGAACAAGAAGAGGCATTTCAACAAAAAGACCAACGCAAGGGAAGAGGGGGCAAGGGGGAGGCTTAGCATCGGTTTTGCGATTTAGAAGTTGGCTCTCTACTAAATGATACGGTGAACACGCGTCGAGCCAAGAAACACCAGCCAAGAAgactggaggagaagagccaAGAATCTatgaggagagagagcatgGGTGAAGTGCTCCGGCTGTGCCCGGGTTGGTTATGCTTAATCAATTAGTGGCTTGGTCTGTGGCGGAAAGCTGATGATTGTGAAGCTTTTCATCGTTTTGCGTTGCTTTGGCACAGTGCTGCTTTCTGATGCGATGGAGTTACATGGACTTATACATCACGGCCGAGGAAGCGAGAAGGTTTCGCTTTTGTCTGACTGTACGTACAGTATTGGTGTGGCTCAATCCGTCTTCCGGGGCCGATGCTGTCGAAATTGCGTATTACTTGAGTCTGCCCAGCACTATTCAATGGCCGGACTAACACGGAACGAGACAAAGGTGTGGATGAGACGTCGAGCACGTGTACCGCCACTTTTGGGCAGCGGAAGTGCGGGCGCGGGATACGTAAGATTGACGGGGTTTTTGAGGTAGTGGGAATGGTGTGTCTGCCAAGAGAATTGGCGTTTGGATAGAGGCAAgtggtttcttttttctggaGACATTGAGGTGCGGGGTTTTGatatgaagatgatgaggattgtggtgatgctggagatgggcttGGGATGTGGTGGTTTGATGAGCTACCCTGGATGATGATATTGAAATTGGGAGGCTCGAGATGGGGGATCTCAGAGGAAGCAAAATAGAAATAGAAACGGACCTCGGCCGAAAGTAACCCAAAACACAATCTATGACGGTTTCTGGACTGGAACAAGATGTCTAAGCACCCACTATGGCAACATGGTTATATACAGCCAGATGCCACTATACGACGCCGTGCAGCCACTGACACGCTCCACATTGATGCTATCCTCTGCTGTAATCCCCCTCCGGGCCCATATCACCGGGGGGCGGGGCATATGAAGCTGCCGTTCGATTGGTCTGGGGCCGTGGTCACGGAGTCGCTAGTTTGAGGGCAGATCCCGGCAAAAGGTTTGTTTCTTTGCAGTGACATGACATGATTGCTGGCGTATTGGGCGTGTGTTGGTTTGATTGATTGCCGCTGTGCCGTGGGGTGCAGCAGCACGTGCCCCGATGGGATAGTATTTGGAAAAGCTGaggggggatgggatgggaaaAGTCAATCGATTCTGCTGTGgttggttgatgttgatgttgatgatattgagATTGATGTAGAAGAGCTGTATTATTGGATGGATATACGGAATATGTACATAATTGCTGCTCTTGTGTTATCAAGTCACATGCTGTCCTATTATCGATAGATGGATAAGCGGCAATCAGCagtgacgaagatgaagttctctccaaaaaacaaaaaagcaaactTCCCTCACCATGAACTCAATCTCGCATCATCCCTCACATAGTGTCTCTTGGCACATCACACACAAGCAGCAATTGCGAAACTAGCTCCAAGCTGCAGGGTGGGCTGCGGCTTTGTCTCCAAGCGGAAATCGggtctctcatctcttctcccccccccctccaCACCTTGCATATCGTCTTTCTATCTatccgccgcctccgttTGATAACAGCGTGCTGTTTGCCCAGCCCGCCTGTGATTTGTTGGCTTGGTTGATCGGCCGGCCAGGTGCTTTGGGCCAAGATACAAGCTCCATCATTATAAAGCCGAGTGGGAAGCTACACTCTTGTCTCCGGGATGCTtgcttccccttcttcttctaccctTTGCCTTTCCCAGGCTTCActtcgcctctttttttgtcttgtatTAAACAAGGTTGTATCTTATAGCTACCTGTATAGTTAGCCAGACGGATCTTGAAGGAacttgaatttttttttctcttcccttctatccctcttcttttgcttcatctctGCCCCTCTCGTTCGTCTCTGCCCCTCCAAACCCCCACCACCAGAAAAAGGGCAAGGAGGAACAGCCGTTTGACTTTTACCCCAAACaaattctatatatataaataaaaaagaccTCGTGTCTTGTCCCGGCTGGAAACAGCTTCTCGATACCCGTTCGATGGGAGAGACCGTTATTGTCGTCACGAATGGTGCACAAGACGCCAACGCCTCGTCGGACTCGTCGAccctctccagcagccaggaCGACCAGCCTCCTATAGCGGAACCCCCCGACATATTAGCTATAGAGAAGCCGCATTGTCCTCACACCCTTTCAGCCCGGCGAGTTGCTGAGCTCCTCCAAACCGACGCCGAAGATGGACTAAGTGTCGAGGAGGCTGCCGCCCGCTTGGCTCGGGACGGCCCCAACACTATCAAGGGAGCAAAGGGCATCTCCATCTGGGAGATCTTTCTCCAACAGGTTGCCAATGCCTTGACTGCCGTGCTCATCGCCGTAATGGCGCTGTCCTTTGCCATTCACGACTTTGTCGAAGGTGGCGTGGTCCTGGCCGTCATTCTCCTCAATATCATCGTGGGGTATGTTGCAAAATGAAACTGACGCAGAAAGGAAGAGACCAAGCCTACTGCTATAGCcattatttcttttctttctctttctttttttttacttctCTCTTAAAGGGAATCATTTACATGCTTCCCACTACTTTTCATGTCTTGCTCACACGTTATGAAACAAAATTACAGGTTGATCCAGGACTACCGCGCTGAGCAGACAATCCAGTCGCTCTACGCCTTGTCTACTCCCAAATGCAAAGTCATCCGGAATGGGTTCAACGATACCGTCAAGGCAGAAACCCTAGTCAAGGGTGACCTGGTCTGGCTCTCCACTGGAGACGTAGTTCCCGCCGATTTACGTCTTGTTCAAGGCATCAACCTCGCAACGGACGAATCTCACCTTACGGGTGAATCTGTAGCCATCAGCAAGAAGCCAGATGTCATCTTCAACGACCCCGATCTCCCCATGGGTGATCGCACAAACTTGGTCTACACTGGAAGCTCTGTGACTCGAGGCCGAGCGACTGGCATTGTAATATCCACCGGCATGAAGACCGAGGTCGGCCAGATTGCCGAACTGCTGcgtcaaaagaagaagcagaacacTGGCTCTGGCCCCGTCAGCAGGTTCCTCATCAACTGCTATCAGACTAGCAGGAACATTCTTGGCCTAGAAGGGACGCCTCTGCAAGTCACTCTCAGCAAGTTTGCTCTCCTGCTATTCGCTTTGGCCATACTACTAGCCGTCATTGTCTTCTCTGTTAGTAGGTGGGACATTGACGACAATGTTCTGCTGTACGGCATTTGCGTTGGCGTCGCCGTTATTCCGGAGTCCCTCCTTGCCGTACTTACCGTCACTATGGCTGTCGCTACCAAGGCAATGGTTAAGGGTCATGTAATCGTTCGCCAGATGCCGTCTCTCGAGGCCGTTGGCGGAGTGACCAACATTTGCTCCGACAAGACCGGCACCCTCACCCAGGGACGCATGATTGCCCGCAAAGTGTGGCTTCGAGGCGGCCTCGTTGGGCTTATCGAAGGCACCTCCAACCCCTATGATCCGAGCAGCGGCACCGTGTCGTGGTCCGGATCACTCGTAGGAACTTGCTT
The sequence above is drawn from the Trichoderma breve strain T069 chromosome 5, whole genome shotgun sequence genome and encodes:
- a CDS encoding inositol polyphosphate kinase domain-containing protein, with translation MGGKKRIPTPDQLRDYNYAVAGHAGTLCDADGELFIKPCTQTEIDFYQAVETQGYRDFADIMPLFMGELRLSNPEEVPLDDGLMGVIAGNGDLKTTKEQIAATIAEHVAKVAPDATSDQTTWVPTQGKKIKTDKSVVLENASFGYKKANILDVKLGVRLWADDAPAEKKKRFDTISSQTTHGKLGFRISGMRVYQGSEDESTWDDEGYTIYDKDFGRLTVNDDNVVDSFRKFVFNKAAGVDQELGRAVCSAFVRDLQRIEQVLASHETRMYSSSLLFIFEGDGDALASAIEKNNEIMERDSAESYTCPPVERAGMRLDNRMDSGIVLEDEDDFEDVDEDEDDLQLPQIYTLKLIDFAHANFTPGHGPDENTLTGVRSLLRIFKELAGEDD
- a CDS encoding mRNA cleavage and polyadenylation factor CLP1 p-loop domain-containing protein, with the protein product MSIPGLGQIPVQAAVSSTRTISLRPAWEWRFQVPPGSSLTLKILSGTAEKDGVELPLRNAYTFSGIKSKILTWHGCELEIDGRCDNDSIAEYSNPAANPATSHVNLHARLNDMRVDASRQRREGPRVLVVGPPSSGKTTLAKTLTSYATRQGYQVITVNANPKEGMLSLPGTLSASVFATVMDPEAVDGWGSTPTSGPSTIPVKLPMVFNYGRESAEDDEDLYRELIARLAGAVSSRLSEDDEVKGSGVIVDGIGISEDGQIGLELVAHIVDEFSVNIVVVVGSPKIHTQLSSRFATEKTSLGETIQVVSIDKSDGVVERDESFLEQSREAVIKEYFFGDAKRTLSPQIQQVDFDSLVIYKLADYSPDEKHSLVTEEPSSLMQHWTFAVMNASVRDSPDVVRAANVMGFVYVADVDEDRRKIKILAPVSGRLGDRPLVWGKWPEPYINLLG